The sequence below is a genomic window from Oxyura jamaicensis isolate SHBP4307 breed ruddy duck chromosome 20, BPBGC_Ojam_1.0, whole genome shotgun sequence.
GTTACAATCCAGCTTTTGCAGAGAAGGGCTCTTAATTAGGATGAGGGCTTGGATAACTGGATGCTTGTTAACTGTAGCTTCCCCTTGTGTAGAACTAGTACAGGCAGAAAGTCTCATCCTTCCTTGATTTAAGGATGCCTCCCTCTAGCAGCTGAACTTACTTATTTTGGACTGTTTCCTGGAGAGTACTCTGTAAGGGGGATGTTTCTCTGTTACGTTTAATTGGAATAATAAGGTTATGAGTAGTCTGGTACTGTGAACTGGACATGGTCTCGGTGTTTGCTTGGGTGCggctgttttctgctctgttgtGTCGCTTTTTAGGGGGAAAATTGCAATGCTTTTAATGATAGCGTGAAGGCTGAGCAAAAGGATTGGGGATTTATCCCACAGACCTGAGGCTGAAAGCTGCATTGGCTCAGCAAGAGGTAGCACAGGTTTTGCCCTCCCCCTCCACTATCTGTTCCCACAAGCATCTCTCCGGTAAACTGGCAGAGGGGATCAGAAAGTGCAGGTCTCTTCCCTTCAGGCACACTGGCAAGGACTCAGCAGAACTCTAGCAGCAAAGCACACAGGCACCGGATCTACGATTAGGCTGCAATTCTGAAACAAGCTCAGCTTTGTCAAGAGCACGAGTTTTCCAGAATATGCATGGGGATGAGTGCTGGGGATGTAGGACAAATAATGCAGGGTGAGTGCTGCCTGACCCTGGGAATCCAGCTGACTGCTCTGGATTATCTCATTCTCTTTCAGAACAAGGGCATGGCAGACACGGTACCAGCAGAGGAGATTCGTCTCGGGGCTGCTCACTTCCAGCTGTTCAGTTCCAGTATGAAGGACGAAGCAAGAAGACTGAGGACTTTTTCCCAGTGGCCAGACAGCTCACCGGTGTCTGCCTGGGATTTGGCCAAGGCTGGGTTTTTCTTTGTGGGTCCAGGAGACCATGTACAGTGCTTCTGTTGCGGTGGTATCCTGAAGGATTGGAAACCTGGTGATTGCCCAATGGTGGAGCACCTGAAGTTCTTCCCTTTCTGTAAATTCATTTATGAGGCTGTGCACAACCAGCAACTGCTTCCTCTCCAGGGAACATTTGACTGTGTGGATGGGCAGATCCTCAGCCTCTTGCAGTGGATAGACACTGAGGAGACAGCCCTGCCCGATCAAGCAGCACACCCAGAAATGGTAACAGAGGAGATGAGACTGTCAACATTTTGGAACTGGCCCCGACATAGTGAGATGTGTCCTGAACAACTGGCTAGAGCAGGATTTTTTTACACAGGTAGGAACAGCCAAGAAAGTCTTTCTGTCTGTGTAATGTTGTAAAAGTATGTTTGTGTATATTTCTTCCTGGGAACCCACTGCTAAATTTTAATTTAGTGTACCAAATGttggaagaaatgcaaaactagAAATCTTGGCTAGAAAGAGGAGCTGACCGTGCCTCATGCAAGTTTTGCTCACCTGAACCattctgaagagcaaacaaCAAAAGCTCTGCAGGGGCTGTAACTGAGTACTTGAGATTGCTTGGTAACAGCACAGTGTGAGTGTTCTATCCACACTGCACGTCAACCTAACATATGGAGGAAAGTGTGCTTCTTTGAGGGCTTTGGCAGAGTAACTGTGGTCCCCTGTGAAGCAGAATCAGTTGCATTTCCATCTTGCTGTCAAGCAGTATCTTCACAAAGGTGCTGCTGATTTGGGATCCTGCAGCACTTTAAAATGCCTGCCTGGCTGTGGTGTTGCTTCCTTAGGTGCTGCTCGTAGCTTTATGCTGAGGTATTTACCAGCATTTTGGTGGTGaaacttttctgcttctgttctggTGATATGAATGTGTATGTCAGCTGGTATCTTTATACCAGCTTGTAGCTCTTAGACACAAAAGGAAATTTGATGaattagcacttttttttttttagctgaagcACTACTCTGaaatctgctgcattttttaaaactcttattCAAGTTAGTTTTTGAAGTTGTCACTGTTTTAATGTTATTACTTGCCCAGATACTTGCAAGTACACTTGGTATAGGTAGAAACCACATCCTTCCTTCTGCACATGCTGTTTTATGTACTGCTTGGGCAGAATATGCTAAGAGTATGCAGAACTCTGGTTTTGGGTACTGATGAATCCCCTACTAAGTCTCTCTTCCCTTATTGGCAGGAATAGAAGAATGACATGTTTTAAGCATATGTTTTACTGGCATTAGTGTGTGTTGAACCTATTTGTTGCTTGCACTCTTTGAAGGATTTGAGGCACTTCTTGGTATGCCATGTTTCATGTAagccctcagccttctcttctcaaaaATGCAATTCAAGGAAACTTGTAGGTAGGTAATAACCCATTTGTGGCTTGTGTCCATAAGGACACTGGACTTGTATTACCAAACTAGAAAAGATGCCTTTTTTGAGCAAAATAGGCAGTGTTTCTTGTTACCATATGAATATGTGCATATTCTCAGTTGCTCCTCCTTGAAAGCTTTGCTGGATAGGTATCAAGTCTGAGTAAGTACTGCTTCCTGGATTGAGTTGGAGGAAATCCTCCTAGTGTATTCATGATGGACTATAATTAAATACTGTGGGAGGGAATACTCTTCTTTTTGCAATCTAACGTAGTGATAATTGTGTTAGAAATGGTCTTTCTTCCGTGTGACGAAGGAATCTATGGGTTTCATATCTGCACATCAATAACTGAGATGAGGGAAGTGGCAGTCTGGGTCTACAGACTAAAGTtccctctgaaaaaaatcctggtTATCATGAACGTCTCATGCTGTCGTCATTGCAGTAAAACTGAATTGCCTCTTTCTCTGAGTATTATTTCTTAGCAAGGCTGCCCTTTCCTTTCATCTCTAAATGTGATTGCTGCATCTCAAATCCGCACCTCAGTGGCACGCACATAGGAAGGGCTGTCTAAATAACTGACCCGCTCTCTTTAGCGTGAGTTAAACAGGCTTGTTTGCTAATATCTTTCTACTTTTGCAAGATTTTCGGTAAAACTTTGTAAGTTCAATCTTGCTATAAATGCAGTTAAATACTAAAAATCTGCATCTGTCTTCTCAAGGCATAGCAGTGAGCAGCATGTCTGTAGCAGAAGAGCATCGGCTACTTCAGcttacctgctgctgcttctgccttaagtttcaaggaacagaaaagagCAGCTTGGCCAGAAGCACAGGATAAACTGTAAAGCACTGTCTGCAGCTAAAACCTGTCTTGTGCTGGACTCAATTTCTCACTTGCAGGTCTGCTGTTTGAGGCTCACGCAAAGGCTCACTTGGGGACTGTTAGGAAGCAGTTTGTGATAGCagtcctctgctgctgcttgagcTGGAGAGCTGTGGAACCAAATGCTCAAAATAAGCCAAGCGGTGCCCTTATGTTTGGAAGAACATGCCTCTGGCCCAAACTTACTGAAACTGTTCAGGCTGCACTGAAATTGTCATCATCCTTAGGGCAGGACATTTGTAGGCAGTTCTCGGCTGTGCTTGGCTTTGATATCTGTGATCAGACTGTGAAGAGACCCGCAGTAGCAAGGTGGGGAGCTCGGGACCATGTTGCCATAAAACTTTATGCCTATGGGGTAGCAGCTGTGCATGTTATCTGCCATAACCAGCAGGCCATGGTTAGAAACAGTGTGTCTGTAGGTATAATTGGTTATAGCTGTGCTCTAAATGTAGGCAAGAGGGGACTGGGTAGGTGTGTGCGCACATGTACTGGATGATCACATGCAGGCTGTGAGCTTGTGACCCAGCTCTGGAATCGTCTCaaccagctgcagctctgggagtTCTGTCTTTGGATTTCCTGCCTCTAAACAACTTGTACAATGCTGATCAATTGTCATGTGCTCACCTGGTCTGTCCTGGAGCCTGGGGTTTGTGCTGAATCTCTCCTCGGCTTCTGATCTAGGGCTAGGGGAGCATCGGGTGGCGTGAGATCTCATACACTGTTTGTCTCTTTCAGGACAAGGGGATGTGGTGAGGTGTTTTTACTGTAATGGAAGTATGAGGAACTGGGCCTTTGGAGATGACCCGTGGAGGGAACATGCCAAGTGGCATCCAAGGTAATTCGGTCTTGGCTGACAAATCTTCCTTGTAGCAAGGCCAAAAGACACATCGTGTGTTGTAGTGTCTTTTGTCTTCCATAAGACAGAAGTACTGCTAGCTGGGGGACAAGGCAGCCAGTCACAGGTGTACGAGTGATGGGTGCTGCTTCCAGGCCCTGTTATTAGCTTAGTTTCTAGGTTTTTCTACCTAGCTAGAGCTGGATGAGAAGCTAGTTGAGTAAGCTCTGTCATGTTTAACTGTATAAACTGTTGCTATAGTCTGTAACCCTCTGGAAATCTCTGGGACATTGAGAGTCTCTGAATCCTTAAGGCTGAAGTTCACGGTAAGAGACCATCTTCCAGTTTTAGTACTGGGCCAAGATGGGAAAACTTGTTTCTAGGTCTGCCACTTAGTCTGTGCTATCCCCCTCATGTGGGAGAACCAGAGGTTGGCCTGACAACCTCATGTCTTCTCAGCTACTGACTCTCCTGTTTCTCCCATTCTCCCCACCCTAAAATGTAGCTTGTGGGTTTGGAGTCTGTCTGCATGTGTAGTCTTAGAGCCAGCTCTTGAGATACCCTGTACTGATGTGTTCAAAACTTTCTGCTTATAGGTGTGAATTTTTGTTGCGGTCAAGGGGGAGAGAATTTGTGAACAGTGTTCAGGAGTCCTTTGCCAGCACTCGACCTCCAGTGAGTCATGAATACTTTGTGTGTAGTGAATGGGAGTTTGTTAGGTGAAGTCTGGTACACGTGCTGCTCTTCTGTGACCATCTTGTGACATTTTCAGGGATATTCGGGGGATCAGACTGAACAAGATTCCTCTGCTTCCCAAGGTTGGTGCTGTAATTACATGGTGTCTTGTCTTCTGTCAAAAGTGTTGCTCGTTCTTCCACCTCACCCCAGTTTCTGTGCACTCTGTAGACTTGTTGTTTCTGAGAGGTGTTTTGATGTTCCAGAAGCAGTTTCTCTTCATTCTTAGGAAATGGTCTCTAGCACAGGAAGCAAATGTACTTGCTCTTGAGACCTTTTATCCTGTTTAAGACTAAACATATTTAGCGAGTCTGGATGATGACTTGACTTTTGGCTGCTTGCCTAACCCTACTTTGACTTGTCTGTGTTCTGATGGTTCTGTTTCTGTCTGTGGAGTTGTTCAGACTGCAGCATCTGAGTGTACTCAGTAGACCAGAGAACAACTTGAAGGTCCCAGCTTGGTTCTGGGGATCTATTACCATCTGTTATTTGCTGCTGAGAACTTAAGCAGGTGAAATTTTGACTTGTGTAACTGTGGAAAACTGATTTGCTCGttctcctgaagagcctgtccACTAGGTGAGTGTAAGAAAGATTTACGCCTCTGAACATGCTGCCAGCTGAATTTCCCACTTACTATTAACTGATGAATGGTTGAGCTGGATTATGAGGTGAGACAGGCTTCAGTTGGAGTGTTCTTGATCTTCATGAAAGCAGTTCTGAGTCTTCTGTTCTAGGATATGAAAACAAGATTCTGGACTAGGGCCAGACACGGAGACTTCATTCACTGACACTGTTCAATAAAACATCTCAAGTTAGTCTCCTGGCTCCTATGGAATTGCTTTCAATGATTTTCTTGTGAGTTATGGTTGGAAGTAAAAGCTGTAAATCTTGATGCTGGTCTGTCTATATAGATAACTTGAGGAATGTTGTGAAATTAATGCCAATTTATGTATAACGACTTCAGAGAGTGGCATGCTCTTtgcccccccctctccccccctttttttttttttttttggtaaagtaTCTTCTCACTGCTTTACAGATCTCCTAAGGAACTGGAGATTGCTGTCTCTTCCTTCTCCGGATCAGTTTTCCATAGCGCACAATGTCCTGGAGATGGGCTTCGACCCCCTCTGGGTGGTTAGCCTGGTAGAGAACAGATACATGCTGAGTGGGGCTTACTACCTGTCTGAGTCTGAACTGATTTCTGATCTGCTCCAGCTAGAATGGGAAGAGAGCAGTGCGCAGGAAAGCAGAGGTATGCCTGACTTGCCCACCCGTGCTCTTGGTGGAAGTTTAACCTCTTGTTCACTTGATCTTGAGCACTGCTGGGACTGTCCTGAGGGTCTGCCTCCTCTCTTCCTAGTCTTAATTGAGCAGTCATGCACCTAAGCCTGCCTTATTCTGGGAGGCTGAAGAATGAGGGGCTGTGATTCCTGTAGTATCAGCAACTGCCCCTCTCCAGTAGGCTGTGGTGTAGCAGGAAGTATTGAAGCTGTCTGCCTGTAACTGCAGTGGCAGATGTACATTGTAGGGTTTCGGCACAAATTCCTATCAGTGGATGCAGATGGGTGGACAGAAGGAGTTGTGTGAAGCAAGGCTTTTAGAAAGAATGTGTACTCAAAGCCTATTTGAAACTGAATCAAGGGCTTCATCAAAAATACCCATACTTCTGTTTGgatattatgtatttttcttgtctgtctgtcttgtaTTACCCGTTTTATGGAGTCTCTGTGATAAGTGAAGTTTATTTGAAGATTTAGCTTCCCATAGACTTTTTCTTGTACAAGCCTGCTTTCCAAAGCTCCTGACTCTGTATCAGTCCACCACCCCTTTAGctaaggcagaaaataaaacgACTCTCTCAAAGGTGAGAGTGATTACATAGCAGTGAGTGAGCAGCTGATGACTCCTGCTGTCTGACAGATAAACCACCTCTGAGGAGATGTGGGCGTGTGTTAACCTCCTTCCAAAAATACA
It includes:
- the BIRC7 gene encoding baculoviral IAP repeat-containing protein 7 isoform X6; protein product: MGNKGMADTVPAEEIRLGAAHFQLFSSSMKDEARRLRTFSQWPDSSPVSAWDLAKAGFFFVGPGDHVQCFCCGGILKDWKPGDCPMVEHLKFFPFCKFIYEAVHNQQLLPLQGTFDCVDGQILSLLQWIDTEETALPDQAAHPEMVTEEMRLSTFWNWPRHSEMCPEQLARAGFFYTGQGDVVRCFYCNGSMRNWAFGDDPWREHAKWHPRCEFLLRSRGREFVNSVQESFASTRPPGYSGDQTEQDSSASQDTETSRSRGEMQSVQQKEPEPPLSTEEQLRRLQEERICKVCMDRDVSVVFVPCGHLVACGECALSLTLCPICRAVIRESVRTFMS
- the BIRC7 gene encoding baculoviral IAP repeat-containing protein 7 isoform X4, which encodes MGNKGMADTVPAEEIRLGAAHFQLFSSSMKDEARRLRTFSQWPDSSPVSAWDLAKAGFFFVGPGDHVQCFCCGGILKDWKPGDCPMVEHLKFFPFCKFIYEAVHNQQLLPLQGTFDCVDGQILSLLQWIDTEETALPDQAAHPEMVTEEMRLSTFWNWPRHSEMCPEQLARAGFFYTGQGDVVRCFYCNGSMRNWAFGDDPWREHAKWHPRCEFLLRSRGREFVNSVQESFASTRPPGYSGDQTEQDSSASQDLLRNWRLLSLPSPDQFSIAHNVLEMGFDPLWVVSLVENRYMLSGAYYLSESELISDLLQLEWEESSAQESRDTETSRSRGEMQSVQQKEPGALG
- the BIRC7 gene encoding baculoviral IAP repeat-containing protein 7 isoform X5, with amino-acid sequence MGNKGMADTVPAEEIRLGAAHFQLFSSSMKDEARRLRTFSQWPDSSPVSAWDLAKAGFFFVGPGDHVQCFCCGGILKDWKPGDCPMVEHLKFFPFCKFIYEAVHNQQLLPLQGTFDCVDGQILSLLQWIDTEETALPDQAAHPEMVTEEMRLSTFWNWPRHSEMCPEQLARAGFFYTGQGDVVRCFYCNGSMRNWAFGDDPWREHAKWHPRCEFLLRSRGREFVNSVQESFASTRPPGYSGDQTEQDSSASQDTETSRSRGEMQSVQQKEPEEPPLSTEEQLRRLQEERICKVCMDRDVSVVFVPCGHLVACGECALSLTLCPICRAVIRESVRTFMS
- the BIRC7 gene encoding baculoviral IAP repeat-containing protein 7 isoform X2; its protein translation is MGNKGMADTVPAEEIRLGAAHFQLFSSSMKDEARRLRTFSQWPDSSPVSAWDLAKAGFFFVGPGDHVQCFCCGGILKDWKPGDCPMVEHLKFFPFCKFIYEAVHNQQLLPLQGTFDCVDGQILSLLQWIDTEETALPDQAAHPEMVTEEMRLSTFWNWPRHSEMCPEQLARAGFFYTGQGDVVRCFYCNGSMRNWAFGDDPWREHAKWHPRCEFLLRSRGREFVNSVQESFASTRPPGYSGDQTEQDSSASQDLLRNWRLLSLPSPDQFSIAHNVLEMGFDPLWVVSLVENRYMLSGAYYLSESELISDLLQLEWEESSAQESRDTETSRSRGEMQSVQQKEPEPPLSTEEQLRRLQEERICKVCMDRDVSVVFVPCGHLVACGECALSLTLCPICRAVIRESVRTFMS
- the BIRC7 gene encoding baculoviral IAP repeat-containing protein 7 isoform X1, which gives rise to MGNKGMADTVPAEEIRLGAAHFQLFSSSMKDEARRLRTFSQWPDSSPVSAWDLAKAGFFFVGPGDHVQCFCCGGILKDWKPGDCPMVEHLKFFPFCKFIYEAVHNQQLLPLQGTFDCVDGQILSLLQWIDTEETALPDQAAHPEMVTEEMRLSTFWNWPRHSEMCPEQLARAGFFYTGQGDVVRCFYCNGSMRNWAFGDDPWREHAKWHPRCEFLLRSRGREFVNSVQESFASTRPPGYSGDQTEQDSSASQDLLRNWRLLSLPSPDQFSIAHNVLEMGFDPLWVVSLVENRYMLSGAYYLSESELISDLLQLEWEESSAQESRDTETSRSRGEMQSVQQKEPEEPPLSTEEQLRRLQEERICKVCMDRDVSVVFVPCGHLVACGECALSLTLCPICRAVIRESVRTFMS
- the BIRC7 gene encoding baculoviral IAP repeat-containing protein 7 isoform X3, with translation MADTVPAEEIRLGAAHFQLFSSSMKDEARRLRTFSQWPDSSPVSAWDLAKAGFFFVGPGDHVQCFCCGGILKDWKPGDCPMVEHLKFFPFCKFIYEAVHNQQLLPLQGTFDCVDGQILSLLQWIDTEETALPDQAAHPEMVTEEMRLSTFWNWPRHSEMCPEQLARAGFFYTGQGDVVRCFYCNGSMRNWAFGDDPWREHAKWHPRCEFLLRSRGREFVNSVQESFASTRPPGYSGDQTEQDSSASQDLLRNWRLLSLPSPDQFSIAHNVLEMGFDPLWVVSLVENRYMLSGAYYLSESELISDLLQLEWEESSAQESRDTETSRSRGEMQSVQQKEPEEPPLSTEEQLRRLQEERICKVCMDRDVSVVFVPCGHLVACGECALSLTLCPICRAVIRESVRTFMS